In Microbacterium sp. SLBN-146, one genomic interval encodes:
- a CDS encoding DsbA family protein, translated as MAQAQKTNWFAIWISVGVVAALVLVGALVVWMNNSANAPGPRPAGAGINSETGAIEVGSGSNELDIWFDFYCPHCQDFEREYGSTVDDLLEQGDLQVNLFPVALASLNAASGTDFSKRSANALYCVAEAEPDAAYPFMQAIFATDPTGPGLTDEELIAAASDAGATGIDACVTDREYVDFVDAQTREIPENPETGGQGTPTVVLNGDFIQLTGDPEADLVARLG; from the coding sequence ATGGCACAAGCACAGAAGACGAACTGGTTCGCGATCTGGATCAGTGTCGGAGTCGTCGCGGCACTCGTGCTCGTGGGCGCCCTCGTCGTGTGGATGAACAACTCCGCGAACGCGCCCGGACCCCGTCCGGCAGGCGCGGGCATCAACTCCGAGACGGGGGCGATCGAGGTCGGGAGCGGCTCGAACGAACTCGACATCTGGTTCGACTTCTACTGCCCGCACTGCCAAGACTTCGAGCGCGAGTACGGTTCGACCGTCGATGATCTGCTGGAGCAGGGGGATCTTCAGGTCAACCTGTTCCCCGTCGCTCTCGCGAGTCTCAACGCCGCCTCCGGAACCGACTTCTCGAAGCGGTCGGCGAACGCGCTCTACTGCGTCGCCGAGGCCGAGCCCGACGCCGCGTACCCGTTCATGCAGGCCATCTTCGCGACGGATCCCACGGGACCGGGATTGACGGACGAGGAACTCATCGCCGCGGCATCCGATGCGGGTGCGACGGGGATCGACGCCTGCGTGACCGATCGCGAGTACGTCGACTTCGTCGATGCCCAGACCCGCGAGATCCCGGAGAACCCGGAAACGGGTGGTCAGGGGACTCCGACGGTCGTGCTGAACGGCGACTTCATCCAGCTGACGGGCGACCCCGAGGCCGACCTCGTCGCTCGCCTGGGCTGA
- the rplV gene encoding 50S ribosomal protein L22 produces the protein MVDSIARVKHIRVTPQKARRVVALIKGKQAQEALAILKFAPQSASEPIYKLVAAAIANARVKADKDGEFLDEQDLYVANAYVDEGTTLKRFQPRAQGRAFQIKKRTSHITVVLSTPEVAETAAAPAKSKKASK, from the coding sequence ATGGTGGATTCCATCGCACGCGTGAAGCACATCCGCGTGACCCCTCAGAAGGCTCGCCGTGTCGTCGCTCTCATCAAGGGCAAGCAGGCTCAGGAGGCTCTCGCCATCCTGAAGTTCGCACCCCAGAGTGCCAGTGAGCCGATCTACAAGCTCGTCGCAGCGGCGATCGCGAACGCTCGCGTGAAGGCCGACAAGGACGGCGAGTTCCTGGATGAGCAGGACCTGTACGTGGCCAACGCGTACGTCGACGAGGGAACGACGCTCAAGCGTTTCCAGCCTCGTGCACAGGGTCGGGCGTTCCAGATCAAGAAGCGCACGAGCCACATCACGGTCGTGCTCTCGACCCCCGAGGTGGCCGAGACGGCCGCTGCCCCCGCTAAGAGCAAGAAGGCGAGCAAGTAA
- the rpsH gene encoding 30S ribosomal protein S8, which translates to MTMTDPVADMLTRLRNANSAHHDSVALPSSKLKTHIAEILQQEGYIAGWEVSDARVGQTLTLTLKYGPNRERSIAGIKRVSKPGLRVYAKSTEIPTVLGGLGVAILSTSSGLLTDRQAEQKGVGGEVLAYVW; encoded by the coding sequence ATGACAATGACAGACCCGGTCGCAGACATGCTGACCCGTCTGCGCAACGCGAACTCGGCGCACCACGACTCCGTCGCGCTGCCGAGCTCCAAGCTCAAGACCCACATCGCCGAGATCCTCCAGCAGGAGGGCTACATCGCCGGCTGGGAGGTCTCGGACGCCCGCGTCGGACAGACCCTCACGCTGACGCTCAAGTACGGCCCGAACCGCGAGCGGTCGATCGCCGGCATCAAGCGCGTGTCCAAGCCTGGACTCCGCGTCTACGCAAAGTCGACCGAGATCCCCACCGTCCTCGGTGGCCTCGGCGTCGCGATCCTGTCCACCTCCTCCGGTCTTCTCACCGACCGTCAGGCCGAGCAGAAGGGCGTGGGCGGAGAAGTTCTCGCCTACGTGTGGTGA
- the rplO gene encoding 50S ribosomal protein L15: MAEKAEKKDDVVETTPPKKAAAKKPAAAKKPAAEKSAKDAPKKSAPKNDAPASRPGVLKVHHLRPVPGSNTAKTRVGRGEGSKGKTAGRGTKGTKARYQVKVGFEGGQMPLHMRTPKLRGFKNPFRVEYQVVNLEKLAELYPAGGDVTIADLVAKGAVRKNEKVKVLGTGDVSVKLNVTVDKVSGSAEQKIVAAGGTVK, translated from the coding sequence ATGGCCGAGAAGGCTGAGAAGAAGGACGACGTCGTCGAGACGACGCCGCCCAAGAAGGCTGCCGCCAAGAAGCCGGCCGCCGCGAAGAAGCCCGCTGCCGAGAAGTCGGCCAAGGATGCGCCCAAGAAGTCCGCGCCGAAGAACGACGCTCCCGCGTCGCGTCCCGGTGTGCTGAAGGTGCACCACCTGCGTCCGGTCCCCGGATCCAACACCGCGAAGACCCGTGTCGGTCGCGGTGAGGGCTCCAAGGGTAAGACCGCAGGCCGCGGTACCAAGGGCACGAAGGCCCGTTACCAGGTCAAGGTCGGCTTCGAGGGTGGGCAGATGCCGCTGCACATGCGCACCCCGAAGCTCCGCGGATTCAAGAACCCGTTCCGCGTCGAGTACCAGGTCGTGAACCTCGAGAAGCTGGCCGAGCTCTACCCGGCCGGTGGAGATGTCACGATCGCGGATCTCGTCGCCAAGGGCGCTGTGCGCAAGAACGAGAAGGTCAAGGTGCTCGGCACCGGAGACGTCTCGGTCAAGCTCAATGTGACGGTCGACAAGGTCTCGGGTTCTGCCGAGCAGAAGATCGTCGCGGCAGGCGGCACGGTCAAGTAG
- the rpmC gene encoding 50S ribosomal protein L29, protein MAIGTKTLAPSELDTFEDQRLVEELRKAKEELFNLRFQSATGQLESHGRIRAVKRDIARLYTVIRERELGIRATPAPLETATKKTKTKAKKADAADEATKEEAE, encoded by the coding sequence ATGGCGATCGGCACCAAGACGCTCGCCCCGAGCGAGCTCGACACGTTCGAAGACCAGCGTCTCGTCGAGGAGCTGCGCAAGGCCAAGGAAGAGCTGTTCAACCTGCGCTTCCAGTCGGCCACCGGCCAGCTCGAGAGCCACGGCCGCATCCGCGCCGTGAAGCGCGACATCGCGCGGCTCTACACCGTCATCCGGGAGCGCGAGCTCGGCATCCGTGCCACGCCCGCGCCGCTCGAGACGGCGACGAAGAAGACCAAGACGAAGGCCAAGAAGGCGGATGCCGCCGACGAGGCCACCAAGGAAGAGGCTGAGTGA
- the secY gene encoding preprotein translocase subunit SecY has protein sequence MFSAIARVFRTPDLRRKIAFTLAIIAIYRFGAHVPAPFVDFPNVQSCLRDSAGTEGLLSLVNLFSGGALLQLSIFALGVMPYITATIIVQLLRVVIPHFETLYKEGQSGQGKLTQYTRYLTIALALLQSTTLVTVARSGQLFGATGIPECEQLLTNDVWWAQLLMIVTMTAGTGLIMWFAELVTERGVGNGMSLLIFVSIAATFPGAMWAIWQSRGFEVFLLVLAVGIVVVALVVFVEQSQRRIPVQYAKRMVGRRTYGGTNTYIPIKVNMAGVVPVIFASSLLYIPALIAQFNQPQPGQDVPGWVAWIQQYLVSGDHPLYMAIYFLLIVGFTYFYVAITFNPVDVADNMKKYGGFIPGIRAGRPTAEYLDYVLTRITLPGSLYLGLIALIPLVALATVGANQNFPFGGASILIIVGVGLETVKQIDAQLQQRHYEGLLR, from the coding sequence TTGTTCAGCGCCATTGCGCGGGTCTTCCGTACACCCGACCTACGACGGAAGATCGCATTCACTCTTGCGATCATCGCGATCTACCGCTTCGGCGCACACGTGCCGGCGCCTTTCGTCGACTTCCCGAACGTGCAGTCCTGTCTGCGGGATTCGGCGGGAACCGAAGGTCTGCTCTCGCTCGTCAACCTGTTCTCGGGTGGCGCGCTCCTGCAGCTGTCGATCTTCGCGCTCGGCGTCATGCCGTACATCACCGCGACGATCATCGTGCAGCTGTTGCGCGTCGTCATCCCGCACTTCGAGACCCTCTACAAGGAGGGTCAGTCGGGCCAGGGCAAGCTGACGCAGTACACGCGCTACCTGACGATCGCGCTCGCGCTGCTCCAGTCGACGACGCTCGTCACGGTCGCTCGCAGCGGCCAGCTGTTCGGCGCCACGGGTATCCCGGAGTGCGAGCAGCTGCTGACCAACGACGTGTGGTGGGCGCAGCTACTCATGATCGTCACGATGACGGCCGGTACGGGCCTCATCATGTGGTTCGCCGAGCTCGTGACCGAGCGCGGTGTCGGCAACGGCATGTCGCTCCTCATCTTCGTCTCGATCGCCGCGACGTTCCCCGGCGCCATGTGGGCCATCTGGCAGTCCCGCGGCTTCGAGGTGTTCCTCCTCGTCCTCGCCGTCGGAATCGTCGTCGTGGCGCTCGTCGTGTTCGTCGAGCAGTCTCAGAGGCGCATCCCTGTCCAGTACGCCAAGCGGATGGTCGGACGCCGCACGTACGGCGGCACGAACACGTACATCCCCATCAAGGTCAACATGGCCGGTGTCGTGCCCGTCATCTTCGCCTCGTCGCTGCTGTACATCCCCGCGCTCATCGCGCAGTTCAACCAGCCGCAGCCTGGTCAGGACGTTCCCGGCTGGGTGGCGTGGATCCAGCAGTACCTCGTCTCGGGCGATCACCCGCTCTACATGGCGATCTACTTCCTCCTGATCGTCGGGTTCACCTACTTCTACGTCGCGATCACCTTCAACCCGGTCGACGTCGCCGACAACATGAAGAAGTACGGCGGATTCATCCCCGGCATCCGCGCGGGTCGTCCCACCGCCGAGTACCTCGACTACGTGCTGACGCGCATCACGCTCCCGGGCTCGCTCTACCTCGGCCTCATCGCGCTCATCCCGCTCGTCGCCCTCGCGACGGTGGGTGCCAACCAGAACTTCCCGTTCGGTGGCGCGTCGATCCTCATCATCGTCGGTGTCGGTCTCGAGACCGTGAAGCAGATCGATGCTCAGCTTCAGCAGCGCCACTACGAGGGGCTTCTTCGATGA
- the rplF gene encoding 50S ribosomal protein L6, with protein sequence MSRIGRLPIDIPAGVTVTVAGQDVAVKGPKGELSLTVARPIEVKVEEAQVLVTRPDDERESRSLHGLTRTLISNNIVGVTQGYTKGLEVVGTGYRVAQKGGSIEFALGFSHPVLVEPPAGITFTVEGNNKVTVSGIDKQAVGEAAANIRKIRKPEPYKGKGVRYAGEVVRRKAGKSGK encoded by the coding sequence ATGTCGCGAATCGGACGTCTTCCCATCGACATCCCCGCCGGAGTGACCGTCACGGTCGCCGGCCAGGACGTCGCTGTCAAGGGCCCCAAGGGCGAGCTCTCGCTCACCGTGGCCCGCCCCATCGAGGTCAAGGTCGAAGAGGCGCAGGTGCTCGTCACGCGTCCCGACGACGAGCGCGAGTCGCGTTCGCTCCACGGCCTGACCCGCACGCTCATCAGCAACAACATCGTCGGTGTCACCCAGGGCTACACCAAGGGCCTCGAGGTCGTCGGAACGGGTTACCGCGTCGCGCAGAAGGGCGGCTCGATCGAGTTCGCCCTCGGCTTCTCGCACCCCGTGCTCGTCGAGCCCCCCGCCGGCATCACGTTCACGGTCGAGGGCAACAACAAGGTCACTGTCAGCGGCATCGACAAGCAGGCCGTCGGTGAGGCCGCCGCGAACATCCGCAAGATCCGCAAGCCCGAGCCGTACAAGGGCAAGGGTGTGCGGTACGCGGGCGAGGTCGTTCGCCGCAAGGCCGGAAAGAGTGGTAAGTAA
- a CDS encoding adenylate kinase: protein MTDAEQHEAPRPARLVLVGPQGSGKGTQAERIAERFRIAAISTGDVFRQNIKDETDLGRQVKSIIDAGDLVSDALTFEVVRDRLTQPDAATGFLLDGFPRNLGQLGLLDTYLDEREAPLTAVLELGVPRAVSMDRLMRRAFEQGRTDDTEEAIANRLSIYERETAPILEVYRDHGLVDSIDGVGSLDEVTERIFSALAARGIVPAAV, encoded by the coding sequence ATGACGGATGCCGAACAGCACGAGGCCCCGCGTCCCGCGAGGCTCGTCCTCGTCGGGCCGCAGGGTTCAGGCAAGGGGACGCAGGCCGAGCGCATCGCAGAGCGGTTCCGCATCGCAGCGATCTCGACGGGCGACGTCTTCCGTCAGAACATCAAGGACGAGACCGACCTCGGCCGCCAGGTGAAGTCGATCATCGACGCGGGAGACCTCGTGTCGGATGCACTGACCTTCGAGGTCGTGCGCGATCGGCTCACCCAGCCGGACGCCGCCACGGGCTTCCTCCTCGACGGATTCCCGCGCAACCTCGGGCAGCTCGGACTCCTCGATACGTACCTGGACGAGCGCGAAGCGCCTCTGACCGCTGTCCTGGAGCTCGGTGTTCCGCGGGCCGTGAGCATGGACCGGCTCATGCGACGCGCGTTCGAGCAGGGTCGAACCGATGACACGGAAGAGGCGATTGCCAACCGTCTCTCGATCTACGAGCGCGAGACGGCGCCGATCCTCGAGGTGTACCGCGACCACGGCCTCGTCGATTCGATCGACGGCGTCGGATCCCTCGACGAAGTGACCGAGCGGATCTTCTCGGCGCTGGCTGCGCGCGGGATCGTTCCTGCCGCCGTCTGA
- the rpsC gene encoding 30S ribosomal protein S3, translating to MGQKVNPYGFRLGITTDHVSRWFSDSTKPGQRYADYVAEDIKIRKLLQKNLDRAGVSNIEIERTRDRVRVDIHTARPGIVIGRRGAEAERIRSDLEKLTGKQIQLNILEVKNPEADAQLVAQGIAEQLSARVAFRRAMRKGLQGAQRAGAKGVRIQVSGRLGGAEMSRSEFYREGRVPLHTLRANIDYGFYEAKTTFGRIGVKVWIYKGDLTNKELAREQANAPKSDRRRDDRPRRGPRNEAPVAEGAPA from the coding sequence ATGGGCCAGAAAGTCAACCCGTACGGCTTCCGCCTCGGCATTACCACGGACCACGTGTCGCGGTGGTTCTCGGACTCGACGAAGCCGGGCCAGCGCTACGCCGACTACGTCGCCGAGGACATCAAGATCCGCAAGCTTCTGCAGAAGAACCTGGATCGTGCCGGCGTCAGCAACATCGAGATCGAGCGCACGCGTGACCGTGTGCGTGTCGACATCCACACTGCCCGCCCGGGCATCGTGATCGGCCGCCGCGGCGCCGAGGCCGAGCGCATCCGCTCCGACCTCGAGAAGCTCACCGGCAAGCAGATCCAGCTGAACATCCTCGAGGTCAAGAACCCCGAGGCTGACGCTCAGCTCGTCGCCCAGGGCATCGCCGAGCAGCTTTCCGCTCGTGTGGCTTTCCGCCGCGCGATGCGCAAGGGCCTGCAGGGCGCGCAGCGCGCCGGCGCCAAGGGCGTCCGGATCCAGGTCTCGGGCCGCCTCGGCGGCGCCGAGATGAGCCGTTCGGAGTTCTACCGCGAGGGTCGTGTGCCGCTGCACACGCTGCGCGCGAACATCGACTACGGCTTCTACGAGGCCAAGACGACCTTCGGTCGTATCGGCGTCAAGGTCTGGATCTACAAGGGCGACCTCACCAACAAGGAGTTGGCCCGCGAGCAGGCGAACGCCCCGAAGTCGGACCGTCGTCGTGACGACCGCCCGCGCCGTGGCCCCCGCAACGAGGCCCCCGTCGCAGAAGGAGCACCGGCGTAA
- the rplR gene encoding 50S ribosomal protein L18: MALKSKSDARSRRHARLRKKVVGTADRPRLVVTRSARHVFVQLVDDSKGHTVASASTLETDLRGFEGDKTAKARKVGELVAERAKAAGVSDVVFDRGGNRYAGRVAAIADGAREGGLNL; the protein is encoded by the coding sequence ATGGCTCTCAAGTCAAAGTCCGACGCTCGTTCGCGTCGTCACGCCCGCCTTCGCAAGAAGGTCGTCGGCACCGCCGATCGTCCGCGCCTCGTCGTGACCCGCTCGGCGCGCCACGTCTTCGTGCAGCTCGTGGACGACAGCAAGGGGCACACGGTCGCCTCCGCCTCCACGCTCGAGACCGACCTGCGCGGTTTCGAGGGTGACAAGACCGCCAAGGCGCGCAAGGTCGGCGAACTCGTCGCCGAGCGCGCGAAGGCTGCCGGCGTCTCCGACGTCGTCTTCGACCGCGGTGGCAACCGCTATGCGGGTCGGGTCGCGGCAATCGCCGACGGCGCCCGCGAGGGAGGTCTGAACCTGTGA
- the rpsE gene encoding 30S ribosomal protein S5 — MTDNKENNVTVEAAAEAPAEAPAETAAEREPRRGGRERNPNRGERGGRDRNESQFLERVVTINRVSKVVKGGRRFSFTALVVVGDGNGVVGVGYGKAREVPLAISKGVEEAKRNFFRVPRVGSTIPHPTQGEAAAGVVLLRPAAAGTGVIAGGPVRAVLECAGIHDVLSKSLGSSNTINIVHATVQALKQLEEPRAVAARRGLEFDQVAPARLVRAEAEAAAAAKAGV, encoded by the coding sequence GTGACGGATAACAAGGAGAACAACGTGACCGTAGAGGCAGCTGCTGAGGCTCCGGCCGAGGCTCCCGCCGAGACCGCCGCGGAGCGCGAGCCCCGTCGCGGTGGTCGCGAGCGCAACCCCAACCGTGGGGAGCGCGGTGGTCGTGACCGCAACGAGAGCCAGTTCCTCGAGCGCGTCGTCACGATCAACCGTGTGTCGAAGGTCGTCAAGGGCGGTCGCCGCTTCAGCTTCACGGCGCTCGTCGTCGTGGGCGACGGCAACGGCGTCGTCGGCGTCGGATACGGCAAGGCCCGTGAAGTGCCCCTCGCCATCTCGAAGGGTGTCGAAGAGGCCAAGCGGAACTTCTTCCGTGTGCCGCGCGTCGGCTCGACGATCCCGCACCCCACGCAGGGTGAGGCCGCTGCCGGCGTCGTGCTGCTGCGTCCGGCCGCTGCCGGTACCGGTGTTATCGCGGGTGGTCCCGTGCGCGCCGTGCTCGAGTGCGCCGGCATCCACGATGTCCTGTCGAAGTCGCTCGGTTCGTCGAACACGATCAACATCGTCCACGCGACGGTCCAGGCGCTGAAGCAGCTCGAGGAGCCCCGTGCGGTTGCCGCACGTCGTGGCCTCGAGTTCGATCAGGTCGCTCCGGCCCGTCTTGTCCGTGCCGAGGCCGAGGCCGCGGCTGCTGCGAAGGCAGGTGTCTGA
- the rplE gene encoding 50S ribosomal protein L5, translating to MSTSTAAPAGKIQPRLKQKYHNEIKKQLQDEFGYANVMQIPGLVKVVVNTGVGEAARDSKVIDGAVDDLTKITGQKPLVTKARKSIAQFKLREGQPIGAHVTLRGDRAWEFVDRLVNLALPRIRDFRGLSPKQFDGHGNYTFGLQEQAVFHEINQDKIDRVRGFDITIVTNAKTDDEGRALLRHLGFPFRGEDAQA from the coding sequence ATGAGCACTTCGACTGCTGCGCCGGCTGGCAAGATCCAGCCGCGCCTGAAGCAGAAGTACCACAACGAGATCAAGAAGCAGCTGCAGGACGAGTTCGGCTACGCGAACGTCATGCAGATCCCCGGTCTCGTGAAGGTCGTCGTCAACACCGGTGTCGGTGAGGCCGCGCGTGACAGCAAGGTGATCGATGGTGCGGTCGACGACCTCACCAAGATCACGGGGCAGAAGCCCCTCGTCACGAAGGCCCGCAAGTCGATCGCGCAGTTCAAGCTGCGTGAGGGACAGCCGATCGGCGCGCACGTCACGCTGCGCGGCGACCGTGCCTGGGAGTTCGTGGATCGCCTCGTGAACCTCGCGCTGCCCCGCATCCGCGACTTCCGCGGTCTGTCGCCCAAGCAGTTCGACGGCCACGGCAACTACACGTTCGGTCTCCAGGAGCAGGCTGTGTTCCACGAGATCAACCAGGACAAGATCGACCGCGTCCGCGGATTCGACATCACGATCGTCACCAACGCCAAGACGGACGACGAGGGCCGCGCACTCCTGCGCCACCTCGGCTTCCCGTTCCGCGGCGAGGACGCTCAGGCGTAA
- the rpsQ gene encoding 30S ribosomal protein S17: MATKKAEEAAVAGHEHAANDVRDEAARGYRKSRRGYVVSDKMDKTIVVEVEDRVKHPLYGKVIRRTSKVKAHDEGNTAGIGDLVLINETRPLSATKRWRLVEILEKAK, encoded by the coding sequence ATGGCCACCAAGAAGGCTGAAGAGGCCGCGGTCGCGGGCCACGAGCACGCGGCGAACGACGTCCGTGACGAGGCCGCTCGCGGTTACCGCAAGTCGCGTCGTGGCTACGTCGTGAGCGACAAGATGGACAAGACGATCGTCGTCGAGGTCGAGGACCGCGTAAAGCACCCCCTCTACGGCAAGGTCATCCGTCGCACGTCCAAGGTCAAGGCGCACGACGAGGGCAACACTGCCGGTATCGGCGACCTCGTCCTCATCAACGAGACCCGCCCGCTGAGCGCCACCAAGCGTTGGCGCCTGGTCGAGATCCTCGAGAAGGCCAAGTAA
- the rpmD gene encoding 50S ribosomal protein L30, producing the protein MAERLKVTQVKSKVSEKQNQRDTLRSLGLKRIGDSVVRPDDAQTRGYVKTVAHLVKVEEID; encoded by the coding sequence ATGGCCGAGCGTCTGAAGGTCACGCAGGTCAAGTCCAAGGTGAGCGAGAAGCAGAACCAGCGCGACACGCTGCGTTCGCTGGGTCTCAAGCGGATCGGCGACTCGGTCGTCCGTCCCGACGACGCGCAGACGCGCGGTTACGTCAAGACCGTCGCGCACCTCGTGAAGGTTGAGGAGATCGACTAA
- the map gene encoding type I methionyl aminopeptidase, whose product MLRRSIYKTPAQLRAMVEPGRITAAALDAARELLAPGVTTLELDAAASAVITSRGAVSNFQMVRGYRHTICASVNEQVVHGIPGPRVLAPGDIVSIDAGAEYRGWNGDSAFTVVIPDESRPEVVAERERLSQVTEGSLWAGIAALASARHLAEIGAAIEGHILRHAPEGGYGILRDYVGHGIGRKMHESPSVFNYRVADSGPEVRPGLVLAIEPMVVIGDQETFIEDDGWTVSSLDGTVGSHWEHSVAVHDGGIWVLTAHDGGAAGLAPFGVVPRPIG is encoded by the coding sequence GTGCTCCGCCGTTCGATCTACAAGACGCCCGCCCAGCTGCGGGCGATGGTCGAACCCGGTCGTATCACCGCCGCGGCACTCGATGCGGCGCGCGAACTGCTCGCGCCGGGCGTCACGACGCTGGAGTTGGATGCCGCGGCATCCGCCGTCATCACGTCTCGTGGTGCGGTGTCGAACTTCCAGATGGTGCGCGGGTACCGCCACACGATCTGCGCATCCGTCAACGAACAGGTGGTGCACGGGATTCCCGGGCCCCGCGTGCTCGCTCCCGGCGACATCGTCTCGATCGATGCCGGTGCGGAGTACCGCGGATGGAACGGCGATTCGGCCTTCACCGTCGTCATCCCGGATGAGTCGCGACCCGAGGTCGTCGCCGAACGTGAGCGTCTCTCGCAGGTGACGGAGGGCTCTCTGTGGGCCGGCATCGCGGCGCTCGCGTCGGCACGTCATCTCGCCGAGATCGGCGCCGCGATCGAAGGGCACATCCTTAGGCACGCACCGGAAGGCGGCTACGGCATCCTTCGCGACTACGTCGGGCACGGTATCGGGCGGAAGATGCACGAGTCGCCCTCGGTCTTCAACTATCGTGTGGCGGACTCGGGTCCCGAGGTTCGGCCGGGGCTCGTTCTCGCCATCGAGCCGATGGTGGTCATCGGTGACCAGGAGACGTTCATCGAAGACGACGGGTGGACGGTGTCGTCCCTCGACGGCACGGTTGGCTCGCATTGGGAACATAGCGTCGCGGTGCATGATGGCGGTATCTGGGTCCTGACCGCCCACGATGGCGGCGCTGCGGGTCTCGCTCCGTTCGGCGTCGTTCCCCGACCCATCGGCTGA
- the rplN gene encoding 50S ribosomal protein L14, which translates to MIQNESRLKVADNTGAKELLTIRVLGGSNRRYAGLGDIIVATVKDAIPGGNVKKGDVVKAVVVRTKKETRRPDGSYIKFDENAAVILKTDGEPRGTRIFGPVGRELRDKKFMKIVSLAPEVI; encoded by the coding sequence GTGATTCAGAACGAATCCCGCCTCAAGGTCGCCGACAACACCGGTGCGAAGGAGCTGCTCACCATCCGTGTGCTCGGCGGCTCCAACCGGCGCTACGCGGGCCTGGGTGACATCATCGTCGCCACGGTCAAGGACGCGATCCCGGGCGGCAACGTCAAGAAGGGCGACGTCGTCAAGGCGGTCGTCGTCCGTACCAAGAAGGAGACCCGCCGTCCCGACGGGTCGTACATCAAGTTCGACGAGAACGCCGCCGTCATCCTGAAGACCGACGGGGAGCCCCGCGGCACCCGTATCTTCGGCCCGGTCGGTCGTGAGCTTCGCGACAAGAAGTTCATGAAGATCGTCTCGCTCGCACCGGAGGTGATCTGA
- the rplX gene encoding 50S ribosomal protein L24 — protein MAKIKKGDLVQVINGKKQDKGGYRGKQGKVLEVLSEQNRVIVEGVNYVTKHSRVGQTQRGTKTGGIETMEAPIHISNVALVDPSTKKPTRVGHRVEEQTKDGVKRTVRVRYAKKSGKDL, from the coding sequence ATGGCCAAGATCAAGAAGGGTGACCTGGTTCAGGTCATCAACGGCAAGAAGCAGGACAAGGGCGGTTACCGCGGCAAGCAGGGCAAGGTCCTCGAGGTCCTTTCCGAGCAGAACCGCGTGATCGTCGAGGGCGTCAACTACGTCACGAAGCACAGCCGTGTCGGCCAGACCCAGCGCGGCACCAAGACGGGCGGCATCGAGACGATGGAAGCCCCGATCCACATCTCCAACGTCGCACTCGTCGACCCCTCGACCAAGAAGCCGACCCGTGTCGGCCACCGCGTCGAGGAGCAGACGAAGGACGGCGTCAAGCGCACGGTCCGTGTGCGCTACGCGAAGAAGTCAGGCAAGGACCTCTGA
- the rplP gene encoding 50S ribosomal protein L16: MLIPRKVKYRKQHHPGRSGQATGGTTVSFGEFGIQALTPAYVTNRQIESARIAMTRHIKRGGKVWINIYPDRPLTKKPAETRMGSGKGSPEWWVANVKPGRVLFEVAGVNEELAREALTRAIHKLPLKARIIKREEGDA, from the coding sequence ATGCTTATTCCCCGCAAGGTCAAGTACCGCAAGCAGCACCACCCGGGCCGCTCGGGTCAGGCCACCGGTGGCACCACGGTGTCGTTCGGTGAGTTCGGCATCCAGGCGCTCACGCCCGCGTACGTGACGAACCGTCAGATCGAGTCCGCTCGTATCGCCATGACGCGTCACATCAAGCGTGGCGGCAAGGTGTGGATTAACATCTACCCCGACCGTCCCCTCACGAAGAAGCCCGCCGAAACCCGCATGGGTTCGGGTAAGGGCTCGCCGGAGTGGTGGGTCGCAAACGTCAAGCCGGGTCGCGTCCTCTTCGAGGTCGCCGGCGTCAACGAGGAACTCGCTCGTGAGGCCCTGACCCGTGCAATCCACAAGCTGCCTCTCAAGGCACGCATCATCAAGCGCGAGGAGGGCGACGCGTAA
- the rpsS gene encoding 30S ribosomal protein S19 produces MPRSLKKGPFVDEHLLRKVVVQNEAGSKNVIKTWSRRSMIVPAMLGHTIAVHDGRKHIPVFVSETMVGHKLGEFAPTRTFRGHVKDDKKGRRR; encoded by the coding sequence ATGCCTCGCAGCCTTAAGAAGGGCCCCTTCGTCGACGAGCACCTGCTTCGCAAGGTCGTCGTCCAGAACGAAGCCGGTTCCAAGAACGTCATCAAGACCTGGTCACGTCGCTCCATGATCGTGCCGGCCATGCTCGGCCACACGATCGCGGTGCACGACGGTCGCAAGCACATCCCTGTGTTCGTGAGCGAGACCATGGTCGGTCACAAGTTGGGCGAATTCGCCCCCACCCGCACCTTCCGCGGCCACGTGAAGGACGACAAGAAGGGCCGCCGCCGCTGA